A stretch of the Comamonas testosteroni TK102 genome encodes the following:
- the modA gene encoding molybdate ABC transporter substrate-binding protein, whose protein sequence is MSIAITDNAGPLDLNRNRGLHFSRRVFARNLLGLACVATLLASTPARAAETVLVAAMGGYRKPVLELIEAFRKQTGVEAQAAFGHIKQIETQARQNREVAFLIGDKSLLEPTGLFSRFDRLGTGRLVLVARKGKSLSSPEDLKDAAFGRVALPHRTRTVFGGAADACVKRLHLADALSSKLLEVEGVPQVGSYLSSGEVDAGFVNKTEALALAGRAGPMLELPQSCYDPIEISLGTVRDRALTESQSRFQAFMQGDTARRIMTANGL, encoded by the coding sequence ATGTCGATTGCTATTACCGATAACGCCGGCCCCCTTGATCTGAATCGAAATCGAGGGCTCCATTTTTCGCGACGCGTCTTCGCTCGCAACCTTCTGGGGCTGGCCTGCGTGGCCACGCTGCTTGCCAGCACGCCCGCAAGGGCCGCCGAGACCGTACTGGTTGCCGCGATGGGAGGCTATCGCAAGCCGGTGCTTGAACTGATTGAGGCGTTTCGCAAGCAAACGGGAGTTGAAGCGCAGGCTGCCTTCGGGCATATCAAGCAGATCGAGACCCAGGCTCGGCAGAACCGGGAAGTCGCCTTTCTGATTGGTGACAAGAGTCTGCTGGAGCCCACCGGACTTTTCAGCCGCTTCGACCGTCTCGGGACAGGCCGGCTGGTTCTGGTGGCCCGCAAGGGCAAGTCGCTAAGCAGCCCTGAGGATCTGAAAGACGCAGCCTTCGGCCGGGTTGCACTTCCTCATCGCACCCGGACGGTATTTGGCGGCGCAGCCGATGCTTGCGTGAAGCGACTTCACCTCGCCGATGCGCTGTCGTCCAAGCTGCTCGAGGTTGAAGGTGTGCCTCAGGTGGGGAGCTACTTAAGCTCCGGCGAGGTCGATGCAGGGTTTGTGAACAAGACCGAGGCGTTGGCGCTTGCCGGTCGCGCAGGCCCCATGCTCGAACTGCCCCAGAGTTGCTACGACCCCATAGAAATATCGCTCGGCACCGTCAGGGATCGTGCACTTACCGAGTCGCAGAGCCGGTTTCAGGCCTTTATGCAAGGCGACACTGCCCGGCGCATCATGACCGCCAATGGCCTCTGA
- a CDS encoding potassium channel family protein, translated as MESVIQRHKAREAVAWVKYASVAASANPAFSCASWRLFRKTGIPGRNSARLKESAVRNALPSPSGHGAFHTGHAMGLPREFGHLQAILLCESGVKDIPAWVCQAQSVTRDVEATGDPALWKRALAGRHSHAPMIEHALWWASMTVTSVGSSIVPETTLGKVCTALLATCGMTIFPIFTVYITSLAQRMNQSR; from the coding sequence ATGGAATCGGTCATCCAGCGGCACAAGGCACGAGAGGCAGTGGCGTGGGTAAAGTACGCCTCAGTCGCCGCCTCGGCCAATCCTGCTTTTTCATGTGCATCTTGGCGTCTGTTCCGCAAGACTGGTATCCCTGGCCGCAACTCGGCAAGACTGAAGGAATCCGCAGTGCGTAACGCATTGCCATCTCCGAGCGGTCATGGCGCATTCCACACAGGACACGCCATGGGGCTGCCTCGTGAGTTTGGACATTTGCAGGCCATCCTCCTGTGTGAATCGGGCGTGAAAGATATACCAGCTTGGGTGTGCCAGGCCCAATCCGTCACTAGAGATGTGGAAGCAACGGGCGATCCGGCGCTGTGGAAACGGGCCCTGGCTGGCCGGCATTCGCATGCGCCGATGATCGAGCACGCGCTGTGGTGGGCTTCCATGACGGTCACCTCCGTGGGCTCCAGCATCGTTCCCGAGACAACTCTGGGCAAAGTCTGTACTGCGCTGCTGGCGACCTGTGGAATGACGATCTTTCCCATATTCACGGTCTACATCACCTCCCTCGCGCAGCGTATGAATCAAAGCCGATAG
- a CDS encoding winged helix-turn-helix domain-containing protein, translating into MRVMADDIIAIGPGKIELLEAINDTKSIAAAAKSLSMSYRRAWLLVDGINQALKTPAVVTSTGGSHGGGTALTETGHQVVALYRRIEQHALKACEADLDQLVAMVRSSQAG; encoded by the coding sequence ATGCGTGTGATGGCAGATGACATCATTGCCATTGGCCCCGGAAAGATCGAGCTCCTGGAAGCCATCAACGACACCAAATCCATCGCTGCGGCGGCCAAATCCCTGAGCATGTCCTACCGCCGGGCCTGGCTGCTGGTCGATGGCATCAATCAGGCGCTGAAGACCCCCGCAGTGGTCACATCAACCGGCGGCTCTCATGGCGGCGGTACCGCGCTCACCGAAACAGGCCATCAGGTCGTCGCCTTGTATCGGCGCATCGAGCAGCATGCTCTCAAGGCCTGTGAAGCCGATTTGGACCAGCTAGTCGCCATGGTCCGCAGCAGCCAGGCGGGCTGA
- a CDS encoding nitroreductase family protein, whose product MQQDQISYLLALHRQQDWAAAAAACQLSQAQLKKAVAGVEREYGCALVKTGAVFRGFTVEGEKVVAWAQNLSEALSTLKQVFAASNSRKAIAPLLERRSISPKRLEAPGPDRQEIDLMIEAALSAPDHGGLHPWRVLVFPADSRAKLADLFEQEKLRRDPLASPEDIKRAREHATRSPALLAFVISPKLRMRVPEREQCLAAGCALSNLLNAAHQLGYGAIMLSGERCFDSLLCTELGVESTEYLAGFISLGSVAVTPPPRKPAMLDAVRAVWGPGVPEPAQRNGCRDSMPSTAVTESQKPH is encoded by the coding sequence GTGCAGCAAGATCAGATTTCCTACCTGCTGGCCCTCCATCGGCAGCAGGACTGGGCGGCCGCAGCCGCCGCATGTCAACTCTCTCAAGCCCAGCTGAAAAAAGCAGTGGCAGGCGTCGAACGCGAATACGGCTGTGCCCTGGTCAAGACAGGGGCAGTTTTTCGCGGGTTCACGGTGGAAGGCGAGAAGGTTGTTGCCTGGGCGCAAAACTTGTCCGAAGCGCTTTCCACGCTCAAGCAGGTATTTGCCGCTTCAAATAGCAGGAAGGCGATTGCCCCTCTCCTGGAGCGACGCTCCATTTCGCCGAAGCGGCTTGAGGCACCGGGACCAGATCGCCAAGAGATCGATCTGATGATCGAAGCTGCACTCAGCGCACCAGATCATGGCGGCTTGCACCCTTGGCGTGTGCTTGTATTTCCCGCTGATTCCCGCGCGAAGCTGGCAGATTTGTTTGAACAGGAGAAGCTCAGGCGCGACCCTCTGGCGTCCCCTGAGGATATCAAGCGTGCCCGCGAGCACGCCACGCGCAGCCCAGCCTTGCTGGCTTTCGTCATATCGCCCAAGCTGCGCATGCGAGTGCCGGAGCGTGAGCAATGCCTGGCAGCCGGCTGCGCACTGAGTAACCTCCTGAATGCAGCACATCAGCTCGGCTATGGCGCCATCATGCTCAGCGGTGAACGCTGCTTCGACTCCTTGCTCTGCACGGAACTGGGGGTCGAGTCCACGGAGTATCTGGCAGGATTCATCAGCCTGGGCAGTGTTGCTGTGACCCCGCCGCCGCGAAAGCCTGCCATGCTCGATGCGGTAAGAGCCGTCTGGGGCCCGGGCGTGCCAGAGCCGGCCCAGCGCAACGGCTGCCGCGATTCAATGCCCAGCACAGCAGTTACCGAGTCGCAAAAGCCTCACTGA
- the modB gene encoding molybdate ABC transporter permease subunit yields MLPETCAWTSFPLTLKVMGWSVLLQLALGVPLAWVLARCSFRGKALLDALVTLPLVFPPIVIGYVLLLLLGREGWLLAWLPQDWRPHWVFSETGLVIAAVVAGLPLMVKPAQAAFAELDDSLREVAATLGARPWQVIIKIELPLGRLGILAGLVLAAGRSMGEVGISLMLGGNISGRTETLSLAVYNHVLGSEADCANALSLVLAGLAALAFFLLRKFERPIAKTG; encoded by the coding sequence TTGCTCCCCGAGACTTGTGCCTGGACGTCCTTTCCGCTCACTCTGAAAGTGATGGGTTGGAGCGTGCTGCTGCAACTGGCGCTTGGCGTCCCGCTGGCCTGGGTTCTGGCCCGTTGCAGCTTTCGCGGCAAGGCCTTGCTCGATGCACTGGTGACCTTGCCCCTCGTCTTTCCGCCGATCGTCATTGGCTATGTACTGCTGCTATTGCTCGGGAGAGAGGGCTGGCTGCTGGCCTGGTTGCCGCAGGATTGGAGACCACATTGGGTCTTCAGTGAAACAGGCCTGGTCATCGCTGCGGTGGTCGCTGGCCTGCCGCTGATGGTCAAACCTGCTCAAGCTGCCTTCGCCGAACTGGATGACTCATTGCGTGAGGTGGCTGCGACGCTGGGGGCACGACCTTGGCAAGTGATCATCAAGATCGAGTTGCCGCTGGGCAGGCTTGGCATCTTGGCTGGCCTGGTGCTGGCCGCCGGGCGGTCGATGGGAGAGGTCGGTATTTCGCTGATGCTGGGAGGCAATATCAGCGGGCGCACCGAAACACTGTCGCTGGCTGTCTACAACCATGTACTGGGGTCGGAAGCAGACTGTGCGAATGCGCTGTCCCTGGTGCTGGCCGGGCTGGCCGCGCTGGCGTTCTTCTTGCTCCGGAAGTTCGAGCGGCCAATTGCGAAAACAGGTTGA